In the genome of Verrucomicrobiales bacterium, one region contains:
- a CDS encoding ABC transporter permease: MSRGYFRELSVAAALLLWLGVLAVFAPGFFQAQPLLSLLSREAPTLVVACGMAAVMVTRQIDISVGSQFAVCGVCAGWLAAHQWPVAAALAASMTIGAVLGSINGWLVAGLRLPSIVVTLATMVTWREGLRWLRQGEFVNLPENYQWFGLPQSVGQWTLILGALALLTLFAVLSRRLAMGRFLYAVGSDAEAARLAGISPPRVTFVGFLLLGILTGLAAWMNTVQSPQVDPKAGSGLEMKTIAAAVVGGIAVSGGKGSLWGVLVGLLLLASVNPALTHLHVEAYWEKAIQGLIILLAVAADGWRTRHNR, translated from the coding sequence ATGAGCCGCGGCTACTTCCGGGAGTTATCCGTTGCTGCGGCTCTCCTGCTGTGGCTGGGCGTGTTGGCGGTTTTTGCGCCCGGATTTTTCCAGGCTCAGCCGCTGCTCTCCTTGCTGAGTCGCGAGGCGCCCACCTTGGTGGTGGCGTGCGGCATGGCGGCAGTGATGGTGACGCGGCAGATTGATATTAGTGTGGGGTCTCAGTTTGCGGTGTGCGGGGTTTGTGCCGGCTGGCTGGCGGCACACCAGTGGCCGGTGGCCGCCGCGCTGGCGGCTTCCATGACCATCGGCGCCGTGCTGGGCTCGATCAACGGCTGGCTGGTGGCCGGGCTTCGGCTGCCGTCCATCGTGGTGACCTTGGCCACGATGGTCACCTGGCGCGAGGGACTTCGCTGGCTGCGGCAGGGCGAGTTTGTGAATTTGCCGGAGAACTATCAGTGGTTCGGACTGCCGCAATCCGTCGGTCAATGGACCCTGATTCTGGGGGCTTTGGCGCTGCTGACACTGTTTGCAGTCCTGTCGCGGCGCTTGGCCATGGGACGATTCCTCTACGCGGTCGGCTCCGATGCCGAAGCTGCGCGGCTGGCCGGCATAAGTCCGCCCAGGGTCACGTTCGTCGGGTTCTTGCTCCTGGGGATCCTGACGGGGTTGGCAGCTTGGATGAACACGGTTCAATCCCCGCAGGTGGATCCCAAGGCGGGGTCGGGCCTGGAGATGAAAACGATCGCCGCGGCCGTGGTTGGAGGCATCGCGGTTTCGGGAGGGAAGGGGAGCCTGTGGGGAGTTCTGGTTGGCCTCCTTTTGCTGGCCTCGGTCAACCCAGCCCTGACTCACCTCCATGTGGAGGCGTATTGGGAAAAAGCCATTCAAGGTCTGATCATCCTGCTCGCTGTGGCGGCGGATGGATGGCGGACTCGCCATAACCGCTAA
- a CDS encoding sugar ABC transporter ATP-binding protein, which translates to MDTDIGSSLLELQGVTKSFGAVRALRGVSFSLRPGEVHALLGENGAGKSTLIKTIAGAHAPDGGRMRIAGQLIDEFSPARARSLGVSCLYQQPALFPDLTVTENLALRLEPSTGCRWLRWPHRRQQAQALLDRVGATFAPETEVRSLSMPQQQLVEMACALGAGARIVIMDEPTASLTRPDQERLFGVVRDLRANGIGVIYITHRLEEIFQLADRVTVLRDGESLGTWEVRAMTEAQLIEKMVGREVAQIYPPSESQPREVVLALRGLGCVAGGVDAVDLEVRSGEVVGLAGLVGAGRTELARVLFGITPADQGVITFCGQEVAIRSPREAVSLGIAYVPEDRRRHGVILDLPLTANVSMAIHERLFPGSWLRLRAERELTERLIGELGIKTSSPEAPGTSLSGGNQQKVALARWLAAEPKFLILDEPTQGVDVGAKSEIHRIIRALAKRGLAVLMISSDLPEILGMSDRIGVMRGGRLISMLPGGSSAQQVMAAALGQGPAGAAEVVR; encoded by the coding sequence GTGGACACTGACATCGGCAGTTCATTGCTCGAGCTTCAGGGGGTGACGAAGTCCTTCGGAGCGGTCCGTGCCCTCCGGGGTGTTTCTTTCTCACTCCGCCCCGGCGAGGTTCATGCCTTGCTGGGAGAGAATGGCGCCGGGAAGTCGACCTTGATCAAGACCATTGCGGGCGCTCATGCTCCCGATGGTGGACGGATGCGCATTGCCGGCCAGCTCATCGACGAGTTCAGTCCCGCGCGCGCCCGGTCTCTTGGGGTGAGCTGTCTCTATCAGCAGCCGGCGCTGTTTCCCGACCTCACGGTGACTGAAAACCTGGCCCTGCGGCTCGAACCATCCACCGGATGCCGCTGGCTGCGCTGGCCGCATCGTCGGCAGCAGGCTCAGGCCTTGCTGGATCGGGTCGGAGCGACTTTCGCTCCGGAAACCGAAGTGCGGTCGCTGTCCATGCCCCAACAGCAGTTGGTGGAGATGGCCTGTGCTTTGGGGGCCGGCGCTCGGATCGTCATCATGGATGAGCCGACCGCCTCGCTGACACGACCGGATCAGGAGCGGCTCTTCGGCGTAGTGCGCGACCTGCGCGCGAACGGGATTGGGGTCATTTATATCACGCATCGGTTGGAGGAGATCTTTCAACTGGCCGATCGGGTAACGGTCCTGCGCGATGGCGAGAGCCTGGGAACTTGGGAAGTGCGCGCCATGACCGAGGCGCAACTCATCGAGAAGATGGTCGGTCGGGAGGTCGCTCAGATTTATCCGCCGTCCGAAAGTCAACCGAGAGAGGTGGTGCTCGCCTTGCGCGGGCTTGGCTGCGTGGCGGGTGGCGTGGATGCCGTCGATTTGGAAGTCCGCTCGGGAGAAGTGGTCGGTCTGGCCGGATTGGTTGGCGCCGGCCGAACCGAGCTGGCGCGTGTGCTCTTCGGAATCACACCGGCGGACCAGGGTGTGATCACCTTTTGCGGGCAGGAAGTGGCGATTCGGTCCCCGCGCGAGGCGGTGAGTTTGGGAATTGCGTATGTTCCGGAGGATCGAAGGCGCCACGGGGTGATTCTCGATCTGCCCCTCACGGCCAACGTGTCCATGGCCATCCATGAGCGTCTGTTCCCCGGATCCTGGCTTCGGCTCCGCGCCGAGCGGGAGCTGACCGAACGTCTGATCGGCGAGCTGGGGATTAAAACCTCGTCACCCGAGGCACCCGGAACGTCGCTGTCGGGCGGCAATCAACAAAAGGTGGCGCTGGCCCGCTGGCTAGCCGCTGAGCCCAAGTTCCTCATTCTGGATGAACCGACCCAAGGCGTGGATGTGGGAGCGAAGTCCGAGATTCATCGCATCATTCGAGCCCTGGCCAAGCGGGGCTTGGCGGTGCTCATGATTTCCAGCGACCTGCCGGAGATTCTGGGCATGAGCGATCGGATCGGTGTGATGCGCGGTGGTCGGTTGATTTCGATGTTGCCGGGCGGCTCGTCGGCGCAGCAGGTGATGGCGGCGGCGTTAGGGCAGGGGCCGGCCGGGGCTGCGGAGGTGGTTCGATGA
- a CDS encoding L-rhamnose isomerase, with protein sequence MADSKRMSQAFRRAEEQYAALGVNVRSALNRVRRISISLHCWQGDDVGGFEAQGTELGGGLAVTGNYPGKARNPDELRQDLDQALALIPGSHRLNLHASYAETGGQRVERTDLEPRHFRSWMDWASRRGLGLDFNPTYFSHPLAADGFTLAHRDPAIRRFWVEHGIACRRIGAAFGKRQGSPCVTNFWIPDGYKDTPIDRVAPRERLTESLDQIFAGKVNPRHNLDAVECKLFGLGSESYVVGSHEYYLGYAIRNQKLLCLDAGHFHPTETIADKISSVLQWIDQLLLHVSRGIRWDSDHVVTLTDDLEAIAQEVIRGGFEKRVHLGLDFFDASINRIAAWVIGTRCLSKALLLALLEPADTLRRLERAGDYTSRLALLEELKTLPFGAVWDQYCLESDVPVGQAWLASVKEYERRVLSGRS encoded by the coding sequence ATGGCGGATTCTAAGCGGATGTCACAGGCGTTTCGGCGTGCGGAAGAGCAATATGCGGCTCTGGGGGTGAATGTGCGATCTGCACTCAACCGAGTCCGGCGCATATCCATCTCTCTCCATTGCTGGCAAGGCGACGATGTGGGGGGATTTGAGGCCCAAGGCACGGAACTGGGGGGTGGACTGGCGGTCACGGGAAACTATCCTGGCAAAGCGCGAAACCCGGACGAGCTGCGACAGGATTTGGATCAAGCCTTGGCTCTCATTCCGGGCTCTCACCGCTTGAATCTGCACGCCTCGTATGCCGAAACCGGAGGCCAGCGCGTGGAGCGAACGGATCTTGAGCCGCGACATTTCCGCTCCTGGATGGATTGGGCATCCCGTCGCGGCCTGGGACTCGACTTCAACCCCACCTACTTTTCGCATCCCCTGGCGGCCGATGGTTTTACTCTCGCACATCGCGATCCTGCCATCCGCCGTTTCTGGGTGGAGCATGGCATCGCTTGTCGCCGGATCGGCGCCGCCTTCGGCAAGCGCCAGGGCAGCCCGTGTGTCACCAATTTTTGGATTCCCGATGGTTACAAGGATACTCCCATCGATCGAGTCGCGCCCCGGGAGCGACTCACGGAGTCACTGGATCAAATTTTCGCGGGGAAAGTGAACCCACGCCACAACCTAGATGCGGTGGAGTGCAAGCTGTTCGGGCTGGGCTCTGAGAGCTATGTGGTAGGATCCCATGAGTATTACCTCGGCTATGCGATCCGGAATCAGAAACTGCTCTGTCTGGATGCCGGGCATTTCCACCCGACGGAAACCATTGCGGACAAAATCTCCTCTGTGCTGCAGTGGATCGATCAACTGTTGCTGCATGTAAGCCGAGGCATTCGCTGGGACAGCGACCATGTGGTTACCTTGACGGACGATCTGGAAGCGATCGCCCAGGAAGTCATTCGCGGTGGGTTTGAGAAGCGCGTTCACCTCGGCCTCGATTTCTTTGATGCGAGCATTAACCGGATAGCGGCCTGGGTGATTGGCACTCGTTGCCTGAGCAAGGCCCTGCTGCTGGCCTTGCTGGAGCCCGCGGACACGCTGCGTCGGTTGGAACGGGCAGGTGATTACACCTCGCGGCTCGCGCTGCTGGAGGAATTGAAGACCCTGCCGTTTGGAGCGGTCTGGGATCAATACTGCCTCGAGTCGGATGTTCCTGTCGGCCAGGCTTGGCTGGCCAGCGTTAAGGAATACGAGCGGCGGGTGTTGTCCGGGAGAAGTTAG
- a CDS encoding family 43 glycosylhydrolase: MRTFFPNSRRPRRSPQAFLLGLGLFLGAFGTSAQFVGQKTWCNPVDINYQYNFEQKARGISFRSGADPVIVNHRGEYYMFVTISGGWWHSKDLVNWRFIKPDVTPHHWPKEDMCAPAALSVGGKLYLFQSTFERRPIWVTSAPETGRLEQLNPLLPQVPGGAGPWDPAIFHDDDTGRWFMYYGSSNVYPIYGIELDPSQQLTYVGTSSELIKLHPDQHGWERFGPNHMSSITPFMEGAWMTKHRGKYYLQYGAPGTEYNVYGNGTYIGDGPLGPFVYAPNNPVAYKPGGFMTGVGHGNTFQDNFGNFFNTGTPWWAVNFDFERRISMVPAGFDDDGLLFASTRFADFPHFLPTRKWSRRDESFTGWMLLSYRKPVTSSSFRSVYGAANVTDENPRSYWVADSNRAGEWVTVDLGRPSEVRAIQVNYTDYKSGIYASDASVYTQFKLHTSLDGKKWDVVVDLTSEKRDRPNAYLELSQPVKARYVKYEHGYVASPHLAISDLRVFGHGGGAAPSTPSNLTVRRDGNDPRNAFLSWEDVPGAVGYNILWGIRDDKLYQTYQVFADQRPALELRALSIGQPYSFAIEAFNENGVSTVSPVVRVER; encoded by the coding sequence ATGCGCACGTTCTTCCCGAATAGCCGTCGCCCGCGACGTTCGCCCCAAGCCTTCCTTCTGGGCCTTGGCCTGTTCCTTGGCGCCTTCGGAACCTCCGCCCAGTTCGTTGGGCAGAAGACCTGGTGCAATCCGGTCGACATCAACTACCAATACAATTTTGAGCAGAAGGCGCGCGGGATCTCCTTTCGATCCGGCGCAGACCCCGTGATCGTGAATCATCGGGGCGAGTACTACATGTTTGTCACGATCTCGGGCGGCTGGTGGCACTCCAAAGACTTGGTCAACTGGCGGTTCATCAAACCCGACGTGACGCCACATCACTGGCCCAAGGAGGATATGTGCGCTCCAGCTGCGCTCAGCGTGGGCGGAAAACTTTACCTCTTTCAATCCACCTTCGAACGTCGTCCGATCTGGGTGACCAGCGCTCCCGAGACGGGCCGACTCGAGCAGCTCAACCCGCTGCTGCCGCAAGTGCCCGGCGGCGCCGGCCCTTGGGATCCGGCGATTTTTCATGATGACGATACCGGTCGGTGGTTCATGTATTATGGGTCTTCGAATGTCTATCCCATCTACGGCATCGAATTGGATCCCTCCCAGCAGTTGACCTACGTCGGCACTTCGAGCGAGCTGATCAAGCTGCATCCCGACCAACATGGTTGGGAACGGTTTGGTCCCAATCATATGAGCTCGATCACTCCCTTCATGGAGGGAGCTTGGATGACCAAGCATCGAGGTAAGTACTACCTTCAGTACGGTGCTCCCGGGACGGAATACAACGTCTACGGGAACGGGACCTACATCGGCGACGGTCCGCTCGGACCGTTTGTGTATGCACCCAACAATCCGGTGGCCTACAAACCCGGAGGCTTCATGACCGGCGTCGGACACGGCAACACCTTTCAGGACAATTTTGGAAATTTCTTTAACACCGGCACCCCTTGGTGGGCGGTGAACTTCGATTTCGAGCGCCGCATTTCCATGGTGCCGGCGGGGTTTGACGACGACGGTCTCTTGTTCGCCAGCACTCGGTTCGCCGATTTTCCGCACTTCCTGCCCACTCGGAAGTGGAGCCGACGCGATGAATCCTTCACGGGATGGATGCTGCTTTCCTATCGCAAGCCCGTCACCAGTTCGTCGTTTCGCAGCGTGTACGGAGCTGCCAACGTTACGGACGAGAATCCGCGCAGCTATTGGGTGGCCGATTCCAACCGGGCTGGAGAGTGGGTGACGGTCGATCTCGGGCGGCCGAGTGAGGTGCGGGCGATTCAAGTGAACTATACCGACTACAAATCCGGGATCTATGCCAGCGATGCCTCGGTCTACACCCAGTTCAAGTTGCACACCTCGCTGGATGGCAAGAAGTGGGATGTTGTGGTGGATCTCACCTCGGAGAAGCGGGATCGGCCGAACGCGTATCTCGAGCTGTCCCAACCGGTGAAAGCACGCTATGTGAAGTATGAGCATGGCTACGTCGCGTCGCCGCATCTGGCCATTAGTGACCTCCGCGTGTTCGGTCATGGAGGCGGCGCGGCACCTTCCACACCTTCCAACCTCACCGTTCGCCGGGACGGAAATGACCCGCGCAACGCCTTTTTGAGCTGGGAGGATGTTCCTGGCGCGGTTGGCTACAATATTCTCTGGGGCATCAGAGATGATAAGCTGTATCAAACCTACCAGGTGTTCGCTGACCAACGGCCTGCGTTGGAGCTGCGTGCGTTAAGCATCGGACAGCCCTACAGTTTCGCGATCGAGGCGTTCAATGAGAACGGCGTTTCGACCGTGAGTCCCGTGGTGCGCGTGGAGCGGTAG
- a CDS encoding MBL fold metallo-hydrolase, producing the protein MRSILVSLAWAGSLTLLLGAVPGFAEVNKVETVAPDVYFHEGDLGRRAHCNNGWIVFQDYVLVVDANFPSGAKEVIPKIRAITDKPIRFVFDTHHHGDHAYGNQIWADSGAVVVAHEGVLAEMKRYETGRYGDKPGRWEDAAKGREDVRASQLKAPSLLFRKDLVFDDGTHRVELLHLGVAHTHGDGWAWLPKERILFTGDACVNGPFNYVGDGSVEAWIQTLQAALKLEPKLICPGHGPVGGPEVLEDQLNFFVTLRREVKALVDQGKGLEDVKAKASIDALKRTIRSQERLERYLGGMFEAQVQKVHEELSGKPPAEKSAALRPLEQLRQRTRELANDVVLERVSRR; encoded by the coding sequence ATGCGCTCCATACTCGTCTCTCTTGCTTGGGCTGGGTCTCTGACCCTGCTGCTAGGTGCGGTCCCCGGCTTCGCCGAAGTCAATAAAGTCGAGACGGTAGCTCCGGACGTCTATTTTCATGAAGGCGACCTGGGCCGGCGCGCCCATTGCAACAATGGGTGGATCGTGTTCCAGGATTATGTCCTCGTGGTCGATGCCAATTTTCCATCGGGAGCCAAGGAAGTCATTCCGAAGATTCGCGCGATCACCGATAAGCCGATCCGCTTCGTGTTCGATACCCACCACCATGGAGACCATGCCTATGGGAACCAGATCTGGGCGGACAGCGGGGCGGTGGTGGTGGCCCACGAAGGCGTGCTCGCCGAGATGAAGCGCTATGAGACGGGGCGTTACGGAGACAAGCCCGGCCGGTGGGAAGACGCAGCCAAAGGTCGGGAAGACGTTCGCGCCAGTCAGTTGAAGGCGCCGAGCCTGCTGTTTCGCAAGGATCTGGTGTTCGATGACGGAACCCATCGCGTCGAGCTGCTGCATCTGGGCGTCGCCCACACCCACGGGGACGGTTGGGCCTGGCTGCCTAAAGAACGTATCTTGTTTACCGGCGATGCCTGTGTGAATGGACCTTTCAATTATGTGGGCGATGGCAGCGTCGAAGCGTGGATCCAAACGTTGCAGGCCGCTCTCAAACTCGAACCGAAGTTGATCTGCCCCGGCCATGGCCCCGTCGGCGGGCCGGAGGTATTGGAGGACCAGTTGAACTTCTTCGTGACGCTCCGGCGCGAGGTCAAAGCGCTCGTCGATCAGGGCAAGGGCTTGGAGGATGTGAAGGCGAAGGCCTCAATCGACGCCCTGAAGCGCACGATCCGCTCCCAGGAGCGTCTGGAGCGCTATCTCGGGGGCATGTTTGAAGCGCAGGTTCAGAAAGTTCACGAGGAGCTTTCCGGAAAGCCGCCGGCGGAGAAGTCGGCGGCCCTGCGTCCGCTGGAGCAGTTGCGTCAGCGCACGCGGGAACTGGCCAACGACGTGGTTCTCGAGCGGGTTTCCCGGCGCTAG
- a CDS encoding ABC transporter permease, which produces MNSATTTSSECSNFNRRSLLQHETLLAVLLICEWLLFNSLGPRFGSLDNSFDIVRHSVEIGLLALAMTPIILTGGIDLSVGSLLGLCAVIFGKLWRDAGLSPGMAASLTIVVGGLAGGLNALLITRLRLPPLIVTLGTLSLFRGLAEAMTHGVDTFTNFPASFLFLGQERWLGMPAQAPVLLLAAVGFWLLVHRTSYGRCFRALGFSPEGTRYAGIPVDRRIALTYVLCGLAVGVASVVYTARLGQAKADAGMGYELFAITAVVLGGTSIFGGIGSVHGTLLGVAAIAVLSNGLVHARQPREMAGMLTGALLLVALSASVLARRARSAPRGRKPPPMAEAAEG; this is translated from the coding sequence ATGAACTCAGCTACCACAACGTCATCGGAATGTTCCAACTTCAACCGTCGATCGTTGCTTCAACACGAGACCTTGCTGGCGGTCTTGTTGATTTGTGAATGGCTGCTGTTTAATTCCCTGGGTCCTCGGTTCGGCAGCCTCGACAACTCCTTCGACATTGTTCGTCACTCGGTAGAGATCGGGCTGTTGGCTTTGGCGATGACTCCCATCATCCTGACGGGTGGAATCGATTTGTCGGTCGGTTCGCTGCTCGGGCTCTGTGCCGTGATTTTTGGCAAGCTCTGGCGCGATGCGGGTTTGTCGCCCGGGATGGCCGCCAGCTTGACTATTGTCGTGGGTGGGCTAGCGGGAGGTCTCAACGCGCTGCTGATCACCCGGCTGAGGCTGCCGCCGTTGATCGTCACACTAGGCACCTTGTCGTTGTTTCGGGGGCTGGCCGAAGCCATGACTCATGGCGTCGACACGTTCACCAATTTTCCGGCGTCGTTCTTGTTTTTGGGACAGGAACGTTGGTTGGGCATGCCAGCCCAGGCTCCGGTGTTGTTGCTGGCTGCGGTTGGGTTTTGGTTGTTGGTGCATCGGACGTCCTACGGACGATGCTTTCGCGCCTTGGGTTTTTCTCCCGAGGGAACTCGCTATGCCGGCATTCCAGTCGATCGCCGAATCGCGCTGACGTATGTGCTGTGCGGTTTGGCCGTGGGGGTTGCTTCGGTGGTGTATACGGCCAGGCTTGGGCAGGCGAAGGCGGATGCGGGCATGGGATATGAATTGTTCGCCATCACGGCGGTGGTTTTGGGGGGGACGAGCATCTTTGGCGGGATCGGGTCTGTGCATGGCACCCTCCTGGGCGTCGCGGCGATCGCGGTTCTGAGCAACGGTCTGGTGCACGCTCGGCAACCCCGGGAGATGGCGGGGATGCTGACCGGGGCTTTGCTGCTGGTGGCCTTGTCCGCGAGTGTTTTAGCGCGGCGAGCCAGGAGTGCTCCGCGCGGCAGGAAGCCGCCCCCCATGGCGGAGGCAGCCGAGGGGTGA